A genomic stretch from Erigeron canadensis isolate Cc75 chromosome 9, C_canadensis_v1, whole genome shotgun sequence includes:
- the LOC122583907 gene encoding annexin-like protein RJ4: protein MATLIAYEDASPSADAELLKKACHGWGTDEKAIISILGHRNAAQRKLIRDAYQEIYQEDLVKRLEHELSGDFERAVYRWNLDPADRDAVLANVALRKENRDHRVIIELSCTLSPEELFAVKRAYQGRYKRSLEEDIASHTSSELRKLLVGLVSIHRYQGNEVNLKLAKSESSILRNAIQEKAFDHEEILRIVTTRSKPQLMATLNHYKDEHGCNMTKHLKDDRTNEYTETLRSTIRCLSDPIKYFEKVIRNSIKNGGTNEDALTRVIVSRAEKDLKVIMDQYYKRNSVTLDQAVVKETSGHYKRFLLALLGRED, encoded by the exons ATGGCCACCCTCATTGCTTATGAAGATGCTTCTCCTTCTGCCGATGCCGAGCTTCTAAAAAAGGCTTGCCATG GATGGGGGACCGATGAAAAGGCAATAATATCGATTTTGGGGCACAGAAATGCAGCTCAAAGGAAATTGATACGAGATGCTTATCAAGAAATTTATCAAGAAGATCTTGTTAAGCGTCTTGAACATGAGCTCTCTGGTGACTTTGAG AGAGCAGTTTATCGATGGAATTTGGACCCAGCAGATCGGGATGCAGTACTAGCAAACGTAGCACTGCGAAAAGAAAACCGTGATCATAGAGTCATCATTGAGCTATCTTGCACTTTATCACCCGAAGAACTTTTTGCTGTCAAACGTGCTTATCAAGGCCGATACAAGCGCTCTTTGGAAGAGGACATTGCATCGCACACCTCTAGTGAACTCCGAAAG CTACTGGTGGGTCTGGTGAGCATACATAGGTACCAAGGTAACGAAGTGAACTTGAAATTGGCAAAATCAGAGTCTAGCATTCTTCGGAACGCTATTCAAGAAAAGGCTTTTGATCACGAAGAAATTTTACGAATAGTTACTACTAGGAGCAAGCCACAGCTTATGGCTACTTTGAATCACTACAAAGATGAACATGGTTGCAACATGACCAAG CATTTGAAGGATGATCGGACCAATGAGTACACAGAAACATTGCGTTCGACGATTCGATGCCTGAGTGACCCCATTAAGTACTTTGAGAAG GTGATTCGCAATTCAATAAAAAACGGTGGGACAAATGAAGATGCACTGACTCGTGTGATTGTTTCGCGAGCTGAGAAAGACCTCAAGGTTATCATGGATCAATATTACAAGAGGAATAGTGTGACACTTGATCAGGCTGTTGTGAAAGAAACCTCGGGCCATTACAAGAGGTTTCTTCTTGCTTTGCTCGGTAGGGAAGACTAG
- the LOC122582566 gene encoding integrator complex subunit 9 isoform X2, giving the protein MKFTSLSPSGSYNLPPCHVVNLCGFHILFDCPLDLSALTIFSPISTFLYENLDEERGQKEKTKKLLDRTGLIPSEPYYKTIEKLQLWDVSLIDVVLISTPMGMLGLPFLTRARGFSAKIYATEVTARLGQFMMEDLVAMHMEYKQLYGPEETSFLQRFKWEELEALPSALKDVVLGKDAAELGSWLPLYSAADVKDCLRKVRTLRYSEEACYNGTLIINALSSGIEIGSCNWNLKSPKRNISYISSAVFSSETAMGFDFHGLLESDVLIYSDFALWNEDICVDENNFSSPVTGDCSTKSNNANTLDLDACSTLISDESSEEMEKLNFICSCSMDSVKAGGSVLVPIGRLGVVLQLLELFALHIDSSDVKVPIFIISSVAEELLAYTSIIPEWLCKDRQEKMYSGNPVFCHEDLIKEKKIHVFPTVYSHELLMMWQEPCIVVCPHWSLRLGPVVHLLQRWHVDPNSLLVLEEGVDTDLALSPFKPVAMKVLQCSFVSSIKMEKVPQLLKVLQPKLIMLPDNTKPYFAPLSESLPCLFYTENETLHLPSSNNLSELHIATDLVSQLALSKLKNEDLTISRLKGELFVENGKHYLLAEKEAMSLETKPLVHWGKVDSESLLLALEKFGVKSSMEKVKTKDECGSTVLHVLEPNKAIIELNEASTIISTCDECLASRISDAVHSLLNGI; this is encoded by the exons ATGAAATTT ACGAGTTTGAGCCCATCTGGGAGTTACAATCTTCCACCATGCCATGTAGTCAACTTATGCGGTTTCCATATCTTATTTGATTGCCCTCTTGACTTATCTGCTTTAACTATATTCTCCCCAATATCTacttttttatatgaaaatctTGATGAAGAACGGGGTCAAAAGGAAAAAACCAAGAAACTCCTTGATAGGACCGGTTTAATACCTTCAGAACCATACTATAAAACCATTGAAAAATTGCAACTATGGGATGTTTCACTGATTGATGTGGTGCTGATATCAACTCCAATGGGGATGTTGGGGTTGCCATTTCTCACTCGCGCTCGAGGTTTTTCTGCTAAG ATATATGCAACTGAGGTCACTGCAAGGCTTGGTCAGTTTATGATGGAGGATCTTGTTGCAATGCATATGGAATATAAACAACTGTATGGACCTGAAGAGACTAGTTTTCTTCAACGGTTCAAGTGGGAAGAACTTGAAGCTCTTCCATCAGCACTGAAAGACGTAGTTCTTGGTAAAGATGCGGCAGAGCTTGGTAGTTGGTTGCCGTTATACAG TGCAGCTGATGTGAAGGACTGTTTACGAAAAGTCCGAACTCTTAGATATTCTGAAGAAGCTTGCTATAATGGGACCTTGATAATCAATGCTTTGAGCTCTGGTATAGAAATAGGTTCATGTAATTGGAATCTTAAAAGTCCAAAGAggaatatatcatatatttcaaGCGCCGTGTTTTCATCTGAAACTGCAATGGGTTTTGATTTCCATGGTCTCTTAGAAAGTGACGTGCTTATATATTCTGATTTTGCTCTATGGAATGAGGACATATGTGTTGATGAGAATAATTTCTCCTCTCCTGTTACTGGTGACTGCTCAACCAAAAG CAACAATGCAAATACACTGGACTTGGATGCTTGTTCCACTCTAATTTCTGATGAGAGTTCAGAAGAAATGGAGAAACTGAACTTCATATGCTCGTGTTCTATGGATTCTGTGAAAGCTGGTGGTTCTGTTCTAGTTCCCATTGGAAGGCTTGGAGTTGTTTTGCAGCTTCTGGAGTTGTTTGCTTTGCATATCGACTCATCTGACGTGAAG GTTCCAATATTTATCATCTCCAGTGTGGCAGAGGAATTACTGGCATATACTAGTATTATACCAGAGTGGTTATGCAAAGATCGACAAGAGAAG ATGTACTCTGGCAACCCAGTTTTTTGTCATGAAGACCtcataaaagagaaaaagatcCATGTGTTCCCGACAGTTTACTCACATGAGTTATT AATGATGTGGCAGGAGCCATGCATAGTAGTTTGTCCTCACTGGAGCTTGCGGCTTGGACCTGTCGTACATTTACTTCAGCGTTGGCATGTGGATCCTAACTCACTTTTAGTTCTGGAG GAAGGAGTTGACACTGATCTTGCACTCTCACCTTTCAAGCCAGTAGCAATGAAGGTTTTGCAATGCTCTTTTGTTTCTAGTATAAA GATGGAAAAGGTTCCACAATTACTTAAAGTGCTTCAGCCAAAACTGATCATG CTTCCAGATAATACAAAGCCATACTTTGCTCCGTTAAGTGAATCACTGCCATGCTTGTTTTACACCGAAAATGAAACACTTCATCTGCCAAGTTCAAATAATCTTTCAGAGCTACATATTGCAACAGACCTGGTGTCACAGTTGGCtttgtcaaaattgaaaaatgaagaCTTGACCATCTCAAGATTAAAAGGTGAGCTTTTTGTGGAAAATGGGAAACACTATTTACTTGCAGAGAAAGAGGCAATGTCTTTAGAGACGAAGCCTTTGGTGCATTGGGGCAAGGTTGATTCAGAAAGTTTATTATTGGCATTAGAGAAGTTTGGGGTCAAATCGTCAATGGAAAAGGTCAAAACAAAAGATGAATGTGGATCAACCGTGTTGCATGTGTTAGAGCCTAACAAGGCCATAATAGAACTGAATGAAGCAAGTACTATAATTAGTACCTGTGATGAATGTTTAGCGTCCCGTATTTCTGATGCAGTTCATAGTTTGCTGAATGGTATTTAA
- the LOC122582199 gene encoding protein LNK3-like, translated as MEWYFENQVEDLVVPKDYEQQEEVVTSPESWSQWGMTAFPRKNFDSNANMTREELAFNGGKNFYTSIDNERSTSNNSSMNQQLYNNNGGSLLWNNQADFQQFTQEEARINHMDDIFFNSLLEEDPTRDSTEPQDNTINGNNTNMFDSDMLDSQNVGSHGLSTGSSKYLKTHAFSPSTDWVNEELATTCQMPKHCMSDENSMEESVLNDLERVTAQFTDKTRICFRDALYRLAESSKLSINSFQDGEAMMTSDDDTMRVGEIETEDSESKTNVIDRAVANLMFNRFDYEDEINDQQHQIDYNNDAEVPIGGMQELPQPTIH; from the exons ATGGAGTGGTATTTTGAAAACCAAGTTGAAGATCTTGTTGTTCCAAAAGATTATGAACAACAAGAAGAAGTGGTGACATCACCAGAAAGTTGGTCACAATGGGGAATGACTGCTTTCCCCAGGAAGAATTTCGATTCCAACGCAAACATGACCCGTGAAGAACTCGCCTTCAACGGAGGCAAAAACTTTTACACTTCAATTGACAATGAAAGATCAACATCCAACAATTCAAGTATGAACCAACAACTGTACAACAACAATGGGGGTTCACTTTTGTGGAACAATCAAGCGGATTTTCAACAGTTTACTCAAGAAGAAGCTAGGATCAATCATATGGATGACATCTTCTT TAATTCGTTGCTTGAAGAAGATCCCACTAGAGATTCAACTGAGCCTCAGGACAATACAATTAATGGGAACAATACTAACATGTTTGATAGTGATATGCTTGACTCACAAAATGTTGGAAGCCATGGGCTAAGCACTGGAAGCTCGAAATATCTCAAGACACATGCCTTCTCTCCATCAACAGACTGGGTTAATGAAGAACTTGCAACAACTTGTCAAATGCCTAAG CATTGTATGAGCGATGAGAACTCAATGGAAGAATCAGTACTGAATGATCTTGAAAGGGTGACTGCACAG TTCACAGACAAAACCCGAATCTGCTTCCGAGATGCTTTGTATCGCCTGGCAGAAAGCTCAAAACTATCAATAAACTCATTCCAGGATGGAGAAGCTATGATGACTTCTGATGATGATACAATGAG GGTTGGAGAAATAGAAACAGAAGATTCAGAGTCAAAGACAAACGTCATTGACAGAGCTGTTGCCAATCTCATGTTCAATAGATTCGATTATGAAGATGAAATCAACGATCAGCAACATCAGATAGATTACAACAATGATGCAGAAGTCCCGATTGGGGGTATGCAGGAATTGCCACAACCAACTATTCATTAA
- the LOC122582566 gene encoding integrator complex subunit 9 isoform X1: protein MKFTSLSPSGSYNLPPCHVVNLCGFHILFDCPLDLSALTIFSPISTFLYENLDEERGQKEKTKKLLDRTGLIPSEPYYKTIEKLQLWDVSLIDVVLISTPMGMLGLPFLTRARGFSAKIYATEVTARLGQFMMEDLVAMHMEYKQLYGPEETSFLQRFKWEELEALPSALKDVVLGKDAAELGSWLPLYSAADVKDCLRKVRTLRYSEEACYNGTLIINALSSGIEIGSCNWNLKSPKRNISYISSAVFSSETAMGFDFHGLLESDVLIYSDFALWNEDICVDENNFSSPVTGDCSTKSNNANTLDLDACSTLISDESSEEMEKLNFICSCSMDSVKAGGSVLVPIGRLGVVLQLLELFALHIDSSDVKVPIFIISSVAEELLAYTSIIPEWLCKDRQEKMYSGNPVFCHEDLIKEKKIHVFPTVYSHELLMMWQEPCIVVCPHWSLRLGPVVHLLQRWHVDPNSLLVLEEGVDTDLALSPFKPVAMKVLQCSFVSSIKMEKVPQLLKVLQPKLIMIRCQQLPDNTKPYFAPLSESLPCLFYTENETLHLPSSNNLSELHIATDLVSQLALSKLKNEDLTISRLKGELFVENGKHYLLAEKEAMSLETKPLVHWGKVDSESLLLALEKFGVKSSMEKVKTKDECGSTVLHVLEPNKAIIELNEASTIISTCDECLASRISDAVHSLLNGI from the exons ATGAAATTT ACGAGTTTGAGCCCATCTGGGAGTTACAATCTTCCACCATGCCATGTAGTCAACTTATGCGGTTTCCATATCTTATTTGATTGCCCTCTTGACTTATCTGCTTTAACTATATTCTCCCCAATATCTacttttttatatgaaaatctTGATGAAGAACGGGGTCAAAAGGAAAAAACCAAGAAACTCCTTGATAGGACCGGTTTAATACCTTCAGAACCATACTATAAAACCATTGAAAAATTGCAACTATGGGATGTTTCACTGATTGATGTGGTGCTGATATCAACTCCAATGGGGATGTTGGGGTTGCCATTTCTCACTCGCGCTCGAGGTTTTTCTGCTAAG ATATATGCAACTGAGGTCACTGCAAGGCTTGGTCAGTTTATGATGGAGGATCTTGTTGCAATGCATATGGAATATAAACAACTGTATGGACCTGAAGAGACTAGTTTTCTTCAACGGTTCAAGTGGGAAGAACTTGAAGCTCTTCCATCAGCACTGAAAGACGTAGTTCTTGGTAAAGATGCGGCAGAGCTTGGTAGTTGGTTGCCGTTATACAG TGCAGCTGATGTGAAGGACTGTTTACGAAAAGTCCGAACTCTTAGATATTCTGAAGAAGCTTGCTATAATGGGACCTTGATAATCAATGCTTTGAGCTCTGGTATAGAAATAGGTTCATGTAATTGGAATCTTAAAAGTCCAAAGAggaatatatcatatatttcaaGCGCCGTGTTTTCATCTGAAACTGCAATGGGTTTTGATTTCCATGGTCTCTTAGAAAGTGACGTGCTTATATATTCTGATTTTGCTCTATGGAATGAGGACATATGTGTTGATGAGAATAATTTCTCCTCTCCTGTTACTGGTGACTGCTCAACCAAAAG CAACAATGCAAATACACTGGACTTGGATGCTTGTTCCACTCTAATTTCTGATGAGAGTTCAGAAGAAATGGAGAAACTGAACTTCATATGCTCGTGTTCTATGGATTCTGTGAAAGCTGGTGGTTCTGTTCTAGTTCCCATTGGAAGGCTTGGAGTTGTTTTGCAGCTTCTGGAGTTGTTTGCTTTGCATATCGACTCATCTGACGTGAAG GTTCCAATATTTATCATCTCCAGTGTGGCAGAGGAATTACTGGCATATACTAGTATTATACCAGAGTGGTTATGCAAAGATCGACAAGAGAAG ATGTACTCTGGCAACCCAGTTTTTTGTCATGAAGACCtcataaaagagaaaaagatcCATGTGTTCCCGACAGTTTACTCACATGAGTTATT AATGATGTGGCAGGAGCCATGCATAGTAGTTTGTCCTCACTGGAGCTTGCGGCTTGGACCTGTCGTACATTTACTTCAGCGTTGGCATGTGGATCCTAACTCACTTTTAGTTCTGGAG GAAGGAGTTGACACTGATCTTGCACTCTCACCTTTCAAGCCAGTAGCAATGAAGGTTTTGCAATGCTCTTTTGTTTCTAGTATAAA GATGGAAAAGGTTCCACAATTACTTAAAGTGCTTCAGCCAAAACTGATCATG ATTCGTTGTCAACAGCTTCCAGATAATACAAAGCCATACTTTGCTCCGTTAAGTGAATCACTGCCATGCTTGTTTTACACCGAAAATGAAACACTTCATCTGCCAAGTTCAAATAATCTTTCAGAGCTACATATTGCAACAGACCTGGTGTCACAGTTGGCtttgtcaaaattgaaaaatgaagaCTTGACCATCTCAAGATTAAAAGGTGAGCTTTTTGTGGAAAATGGGAAACACTATTTACTTGCAGAGAAAGAGGCAATGTCTTTAGAGACGAAGCCTTTGGTGCATTGGGGCAAGGTTGATTCAGAAAGTTTATTATTGGCATTAGAGAAGTTTGGGGTCAAATCGTCAATGGAAAAGGTCAAAACAAAAGATGAATGTGGATCAACCGTGTTGCATGTGTTAGAGCCTAACAAGGCCATAATAGAACTGAATGAAGCAAGTACTATAATTAGTACCTGTGATGAATGTTTAGCGTCCCGTATTTCTGATGCAGTTCATAGTTTGCTGAATGGTATTTAA